The genome window TGACGCACGCGGCGTGACGGCTTCCAGCGGGGGTCATCTCGATGATCTCGCCGTCGATCAGCTCCACGTGCGCGTGCTCGCCCAGCACGCCGATCTCCGCCAGCCGGTAGTACGTTCCACGGTCGAAGCGGACGGGCTCGCCCGCCCTGTACACGATGCCGTCCAACAGCTCCGCGCCGCGCCGGGGGAGGATGCCCGCCTCCTCCATGCGCGCCACCTGCTGCTCCGTGAACCGGTAAGGCTGCACGAACTGGACGGCCATGATCGCCTCCTAGATGCCCGGCGGCAGGACGAACGAGCCGAGGTGAGGGCCCGGGTTGTTGAGAGAGGTGCGCAGGGCCAGTGCCAGCGCGGCGCGCGTCTCGTCCGGGAGCACCACGGCGTCCACGAAGCCGCGGGCCGCCGCGTAGCGCGCGTCCAGCTGCTGGTCGTAGTCGGCGCGCACGGCGTCCATCTTCGCCTGCAGCTCGGCGTCGGGGGCCTTGCCCGCCTTCTTGAGCTCGTCCAGTTGCGTGCTGAACAGGGCGGTGACGGCGGACTCGCCCTCCATCACCCCCATGCGGCCCGTGGGCCAGGTGAAGATGAAGTCCGGGTCGAAGCCCTGCCCCGCCATAGCATAATACCCCGCACCCGACGCGTGGTTTATCGTCAGCACCAGCTTGGGCACGGTGGCGGTGGCCATCGCCTCCACGAAGCGCGCGCCGGAGCGGATGATGCCGCTGTGCTCCGCGTCGGTGCCCACCATGAAGCCGCTCACGTCCTGCACGAAGAGGATGGGCGTGCCGTGGCGGCTGAGCGTGTCGATGAAGAAGGCCACCTTTTCCGCGCTGTCCGCGTACACGATGCCGCCGAACTTGGGGCGGCCTCCGTGCGGGTCCTTGAGCATTCCGCGCGCGTTGGCGATGATGCCCACCGGGATCCCCGCGATGCGCCCGTGGCCGCAGATCATCTCCGGCGCGTAGTCCGCCTGGAACTCGTCGAATTCGCCGCGGTCAAGGATGCAGCGCAGCACCTCGCGCACTTCGTACGGCTGGCGGTGGTCGGCGGGGAGGAGGTCGTACAGCTCCGCCTCGGCGCGGGCCGGCGGGGCCGCTTCGCCGACGGGGAGGGCGGTGGCCGGTGCGCGCGGAAGCTCGCGCACCAGGTCGCGGATCTTGGCCACGCAGGCGCGGTCGTCCGCCACGCGGTAGTGCGCCACGCCGGAGATGGCGTTGTGCGTGTACGCGCCGCCCAGCGTCTCGCTGTCCGTGCTCTGCCCCGTGGCGCCCTTGACCAGGTTGGGCCCGCCGAGGCCCATGAACGACGTCCCCTCCACCATCAGGATCACGTCGGAGAGGGCGGGAAGGTACGCGCCCCCCGCGATGCACGGCCCCATCACCGCGGCGATCTGCGGCACCTTGAGGTAGCGCCGCATGATGGAGTTGTAGTAGAAGAGCCGCGACGCGCCGTACTGCCCCGGAAAGACCCCGCCCTGGTACGGCAGGTTCACCCCCGCCGAGTCCACCAGGTACAGGATGGGGACGCGGCAGCGCATGGCGATCTCCTGCGCGCGCAGCATCTTGGTTATCGTCTCCGGCCACCAGGAGCCCGCCTTGACGGTGGCGTCGTTGGCCACGATCACCACCTCGCGCCCCGCCACGGTGCCGATGCCGGTGACCACGCCGGCGGCGGGTGCCTGCCCGTCGTAGCGGTCGTGGGCCACCAGCAGGCCGATCTCCTGGAAGCGCGTGCGCGGGTCCATGAGCAGGGCGATGCGCTCGCGCGCCGTCAGCTTGCCGTCGGCGTGCTGCTTGTCGATGCGCTTGGGCCCGCCCCCCTGGCGGAGGCGGGCCTCGAGCTCGCGCAGCTCGGCGGCGAGCGCGCGGGCACGCCCCGGGGCCGGGGCCGCGGGGGCGCTGGGTGCGGCGGGAGCGCTCACGCCTCGGCGGTCTCCCGGTCGCGCCCGTGCTGGGCGTACCAGTCGCGGATGTACTCCACGGCGGCGGTCGTGGGGGTCCCCGGGCCAAAGAGCCGCCCGATCCCCTGCACTTCCAACGCGCGCATGTCCTCTTCCGGGATGATCCCGCCGCCGGTGAGGAGGACGTG of Longimicrobium sp. contains these proteins:
- a CDS encoding acyl-CoA carboxylase subunit beta; translated protein: MSAPAAPSAPAAPAPGRARALAAELRELEARLRQGGGPKRIDKQHADGKLTARERIALLMDPRTRFQEIGLLVAHDRYDGQAPAAGVVTGIGTVAGREVVIVANDATVKAGSWWPETITKMLRAQEIAMRCRVPILYLVDSAGVNLPYQGGVFPGQYGASRLFYYNSIMRRYLKVPQIAAVMGPCIAGGAYLPALSDVILMVEGTSFMGLGGPNLVKGATGQSTDSETLGGAYTHNAISGVAHYRVADDRACVAKIRDLVRELPRAPATALPVGEAAPPARAEAELYDLLPADHRQPYEVREVLRCILDRGEFDEFQADYAPEMICGHGRIAGIPVGIIANARGMLKDPHGGRPKFGGIVYADSAEKVAFFIDTLSRHGTPILFVQDVSGFMVGTDAEHSGIIRSGARFVEAMATATVPKLVLTINHASGAGYYAMAGQGFDPDFIFTWPTGRMGVMEGESAVTALFSTQLDELKKAGKAPDAELQAKMDAVRADYDQQLDARYAAARGFVDAVVLPDETRAALALALRTSLNNPGPHLGSFVLPPGI